A single region of the Anopheles funestus chromosome X, idAnoFuneDA-416_04, whole genome shotgun sequence genome encodes:
- the LOC125772277 gene encoding inositol hexakisphosphate and diphosphoinositol-pentakisphosphate kinase isoform X6, protein MEWSWLRDWWRMAKFRRGDRTNPAIQHHRRRGSGNVTAPAFTDSIPGDAAAGTTEQLVGEGEPTQPVRFFVDRLDYPEDGDGEEQMIVDEDDEDPDRIPYSDTELDRQAYSDSEAIYDHLYCDCEQCSMMNGDLDPTDGLDSDDSSTSGKQVVVAVCAMSKKSQSKPMKEILTRLQEFEFIRMVVIGEDIILSEPVDRWPLCDCLISFHSKGFPLEKAIQYAQLRQPYVINNLHMQFDIQDRRRVYAILEKEGIEIPRYAVLDRDSPDPKQHELVESEDHVEVNGIVFNKPFVEKPVSAEDHNIYIYYPTSAGGGSQRLFRKIGSRSSVYSPESRVRKTGSFIYEDFMPTDGTDVKVYTVGPDYAHAEARKSPALDGKVERDSDGKEIRYPVILSNAEKLISRKVCLAFKQTVCGFDLLRANGKSFVCDVNGFSFVKNSNKYYDDCAKILGNMILRELAPQLHIPWSVPFQLDDPPIVPTTFGKMMELRCVTAVIRHGDRTPKQKMKVEVRHQKFFEIFEKYDGYRYGHIKLKRPKQLQEILDIARSLLAEIQTKAADSEIEEKQSKLEQLKSVLEMYGHFSGINRKVQMKYQPKGRPRGSSSDDGKHDCSTFVFVSDAPKEPSLVLILKWGGELTPAGRIQAEELGRIFRCMYPGGQSRQPGVGEGPGAQGLGLLRLHSTFRHDLKIYASDEGRVQMTAAAFAKGLLALEGELTPILVQMVKSANTNGLLDNDCDSSKYQNMAKSRLHELMQIDREFTAEDRAAINPGNAISINLAMNFVKNPVQCCAQVHSLIRSLMAVVAVKRDDPKTRDAVLYHGETWELMGRRWGKIEKDFCTKNKNYDISKIPDIYDCIKYDLQHNQHTLQFDLAEELYISAKYLADIVIPQEYGLTMHEKLTIGQGICTPLLKKIRADLQRNIEELGGEESVNRLNPRYSHGVSSPGRHVRTRLYFTSESHVHSLLTVLRHGGLLNVLTDEQWRRAMEYVSMVSELNYMSQIVIMLYEDPMKDPSSEERFHVELHFSPGVNCCVQKNLPPGPGFRPHSRNDSVTSKNASGDEDTTSRIEEENDTEEENSFSHNSSLQHTPSKTLARADTDIDNIVAGAASAVVKERRMKKIKSSSPIPIGSCHTVSGHEAMDLAKRLSEELAVQQQQQQQQQQQQQHHLTGSFGCGNAKDITRPLSPDSEPRARSFEHQQQHHHSHQHHHHHGKMHHHRSKGKGVLNMTTSRGSAERCKAKDLHEPDGSSGAGYGSMMASAISATTTTTITTTTTVSGAGETATAAEPNEDTATNITSTGSTITGSCLYCCAGGTATVSRLAGPGALSHGSGSLSSCCCCCCCCCSTPSSSAGGLAGTGVGGPTGTSNATTVRRQRHSIAGQMSYFKMLGTFSKKMATSTNSLFSTAVISGSSSAPNLRDMIPSTASPSGFGGVPPIRPLETLHNALSLKQLDAFLERMTIGPLFKTPASSPPPKHPLMNAATASTLANVGSKSPLSVVNRENFPEGVTILAQPSSIAPLTGGVEEKSTGRVGSRDFAPFASVGHQGAATSTGGIAGMPGAGTTSNNGANVTGAQQSWSDHSSSMTSSISALSSGGPSSPNYSEVYSRGCPSSDMSASITSSTDGSLAAIVGGGTSEQLVALPQLFTHPQPSAASGARMSPKHPHMDLATVESFGKCGEEEARHQDEQHLACSGDTVVTAVRRDGSLETASAVDAYLRRSSTMDISGDLTPVSGCSDWESNTNDATKGSTKNYDLTTANTTEEDDEDATISTDTCLSVGEQEQQQWPLKTTLDLNSAPSAIDIVPSSSSCITGTVPASFPFSEQVLGRGESLDSGGKVDNRVRGSRIQRQISLYEKESRTVEAKYTPKAHEWCGEGHKVEGSACAVQLGRQHQYPYNQQHHPQMLQTLHMSFDELRKEMPNNERSTDRHQEQLPHVRSTEEPNKSFLKSLASVTGSQQRTLTSTVQDVAGSTSLSIHTPGALVIREGYIEPPRLTRVTKSFHGKTDHQKLSIELQQDASRSSTDGGGGLRRVSDSPVVETNRHSKSALRQQHSSAGISSSQGRFTTSIVQESEQLNTVDEVQASSQKQEHVPNPSLAK, encoded by the exons ATGGAATGGTCGTGGTTGCGCGATTGGTGGCGTATGGCCAAGTTTCGCCGTGGTGATCGTACAAATCCAGCAATCCAGCATCACCGAAGACGTGGTAGTGGTAATGTGACGGCTCCCGCCTTTACGGATAGCATTCCTGGAGATGCTGCTGCAGGAACCACAGAACAGCTAGTGGGCGAAGGTGAACCAACACAGCCCGTACGGTTTTTCGTCGATCGTCTCGATTACCCAGAGGATGGTGATGGGGAGGAACAGATGATCGTAGACGAGGATGATGAAGATCCAGACAGAATACCGTACTCGGATACAGAGCTGGACCGGCAGGCGTATTCCGACTCCGAGGCGATATACGATCATCTGTACTGTGACTGTGAACAATGTTCGATGATGAAT GGTGATCTTGATCCGACCGATGGGCTCGATTCGGACGACTCATCCACATCCGGCAAGCAAGTCGTGGTGGCAGTTTGCGCCATGTCCAAGAAGTCACAGTCAAAACCGATGAAAGAAATATTGACGCGGTTGCAGGAGTTCGAATTCATCCGCATGGTGGTAATCGGGGAAGATATCATACTGAGCGAACCGGTGGATCGGTGGCCATTGTGCGACTGTCTTATCTCATTCCACTCCAAGGGGTTCCCGCTCGAGAAGGCGATCCAGTATGCGCAGCTGCGGCAACCGTACGTCATCAACAACCTGCACATGCAGTTCGATATCCAG GATCGCAGACGAGTCTATGCTATCTTGGAGAAGGAGGGTATCGAAATTCCACGCTACGCTGTTCTGGATCGAGATTCACCGGATCCAAAAC aGCATGAGCTGGTGGAATCGGAAGATCATGTGGAGGTGAATGGGATTGTGTTTAACAAACCATTTGTAGAAAAGCCGGTCTCCGCCGAAGATCACAACATATACATCTACTATCCAACGTCAGCTGGCGGTGGCAGCCAACGTTTGTTTCGCAAGATTGGTAGTCGAAGTAGCGTGTACTCGCCGGAATCACGCGTACGGAAGACGGGTTCGTTTATCTATGAAGATTTTATGCCCACGGATGGGACGGATGTAAAGGTGTATACGGTCGGGCCGGACTATGCGCATGCGGAAGCCCGCAAAAGCCCTGCCTTGGATGGTAAAGTTGAACGAGACAGCGATGGTAAAGAGATACGCTATCCAGTGATACTGAGCAACGCGGAGAAGTTGATTTCACGTAAAGTGTGCCTTGCCTTCAAGCAAACAGTGTGTGGATTTGATCTGTTGCGCGCGAACGGCAAATCGTTCGTGTGTGACGTCAATGGGTTTAGCTTCGTAAAGAATTCGAACAAGTACTATGACGATTGTGCAAAGATACTAGGCAACATGATATTGCGTGAGCTGGCACCACAGCTCCATATACCTTGGTCGGTGCCATTTCAGCTGGACGATCCACCGATCGTACCGACAACGTTCGGCAAGATGATGGAGTTACGGTGCGTTACCGCCGTCATCCGACATGGTGACCGGACACCGAAGCAAAAGATGAAGGTCGAGGTACGGCATCAGAAATTTTTCGAAATCTTCGAAAAGTACGACGGATATCGGTACGGACATATTAAGCTGAAGCGCCCGAAGCAACTCCAAGAAATACTAGACATTGCCCGTTCGCTCCTGGCAGAAATACAGACTAAAGCGGCTGATTCGGAGATAGAAGAGAAGCAGAGTAAACTGGAGCAACTGAAAAGCGTACTGGAGAT GTACGGCCATTTTTCCGGCATCAACCGAAAGGTGCAGATGAAATATCAACCCAAGGGTCGACCAAGAGGATCAAGCTCAGACGATGGTAAACACGATTGCAGCacctttgtttttgtgt CTGATGCACCGAAGGAACCATCGTTGGTTCTCATACTCAAATGGGGTGGTGAGCTTACGCCTGCGGGGCGTATTCAGGCGGAAGAATTGGGCCGTATTTTTCGTTGTATGTACCCTGGAGGTCAGAGCCGTCAACCGGGCGTTGGTGAGGGTCCCGGCGCTCAGGGTCTCGGTTTGTTGCGGCTACACTCCACCTTTCGACACGACCTAAAAATATACGCATCCGACGAAGGTCGTGTGCAAATGACGGCTGCCGCCTTTGCCAAAGGTCTACTGGCACTCGAAGGAGAGCTAACACCTATACTAGTGCAGATGGTGAAAAGTGCCAACACGAACGGGCTTCTAGACAACGATTGTGATTCGAGCAAGTACCAGAACATGGCAAAGTCTCGCCTGCATGAGCTAATGCAAATCGATCGGGAGTTTACAGCCGAGGATCGGGCAGCGATCAATCCGGGCAATGCGATCAGCATCAATCTGGCGATGAATTTTGTCAAAAACCCTGTGCAATGTTGCGCACAGGTACACTCGCTGATTCGATCACTAATGGCCGTGGTTGCGGTCAAGCGGGATGATCCGAAAACGCGCGACGCAGTTCTTTACCATGGTGAAACATGGGAGCTAATGGGAAGACGATGGGGCAAGATAGAGAAAGATTTctgcaccaaaaacaaaaactacgaCATTTCCAAGATACCGGACATCTACGACTGCATCAAGTACGATCTGCAGCACAACCAGCACACGTTGCAGTTTGATCTTGCCGAAGAATTGTACATTTCGGCCAAATATCTGGCCGATATTGTCATCCCACAGGAGTATGGTCTAACAATGCACGAGAAACTGACGATTGGGCAAGGAATTTGTACGCCTTTGTTGAAGAAAATACGGGCAGATCTGCAACGAAATATTGAGGAACTTGGTGGCGAAGAAAGTGTCAATCGACTGAACCCACGCTACAGCCACGGAGTGTCCAGCCCCGGACGGCATGTGCGAACGCGACTGTACTTCACAAGCGAGAGTCATGTACACTCGTTGCTAACCGTACTGCGACACGGTGGTCTGCTGAATGTCCTGACTGATGAACAATGGCGCCGCGCGATGGAATACGTATCCATGGTATCGGAGCTAAACTACATGTCGCAGATTGTGATCATGCTTTATGAGGATCCTATGAAGGATCCTAGTTCTGAGGAACGGTTTCACGTTGAACTCCACTTCAGTCCGGGTGTCAACTGCTGTGTACAGAAAAATCTCCCACCCGGTCCCGGCTTTCGCCCGCATAGCCGAAACGATTCTGTGACATCCAAAAATGCG AGTGGTGATGAAGATACAACATCAAgaatcgaagaagaaaacgacACTGAAGAGGAAAACTCGTTTTCACACAACTCTTCTTTGCAACATACACCTTCAAAGACGCTGGCCCGTGCTGACACA GACATTGACAATATTGTGGCCGgtgctgcttctgctgtaGTGAAAGAGCGTCGAATGAAGAAAATCAAATCGTCATCACCAATACCGATTGGTTCGTGCCATACCGTATCCGGACATGAGGCGATGGATTTGGCAAAACGTCTCAGCGAAGAGCTGGctgtgcagcagcaacaacagcaacagcaacaacagcagcaacagcaccatctAACGGGTTCGTTCGGTTGTGGCAATGCGAAAGACATCACACGCCCGCTCAGTCCAGATTCTGAGCCGCGGGCCCGGTCCTTCgaacatcaacagcaacaccaTCACAGTCAtcagcaccatcaccatcatggCAAAATGCACCATCACCGTTCAAAGGGAAAAGGAg TTTTGAACATGACCACATCGCGGGGATCGGCGGAACGTTGCAAGGCAAAAGATTTGCATGAACCAG ACGGTAGCAGTGGTGCTGGTTACGGTTCGATGATGGCTAGCGCTATCTCCGCTACAACCACTACAACCataacgacgacgacgacggtgtCCGGGGCAGGCGagacagcaacagcagcagaaccCAACGAAGATACAGCCACTAATATCACCAGCACAGGCAGCACCATCACCGGCAGCTGTCTGTACTGCTGTGCCGGTGGTACGGCCACCGTTTCTAGGCTGGCAGGACCGGGCGCACTGTCGCATGGTTCCGGCTCCTTATCgtcctgttgctgctgctgttgctgctgctgctcgacACCCTCGTCGTCAGCGGGAGGGCTCGCCGGGACCGGTGTCGGAGGGCCTACGGGAACATCGAATGCTACGACGGTCCGACGCCAGCGGCACAGCATTGCCGGCCAGATGAGCTACTTTAAAATGTTAGGTACCTTCAGTAAAAAGATGGCGACCAGCACAAACAGTCTGTTCAGTACCGCGGTTATCAGCGGCAGCTCGTCCGCCCCAAACTTGCGCGATATGATACCAAGCACCGCATCACCGTCAG GTTTCGGTGGCGTACCACCAATACGCCCGTTGGAAACATTACACAACGCGCTTTCGCTCAAACAACTGGATGCGTTTCTGGAGCGTATGACAATTGGGCCACTGTTTAAAACACCCGCATCCTCACCGCCACCGAAACATCCCCTGATGAATGCAGCGACGGCATCTACATTAGCCAACGTCGGATCCAAAAGTCCACTGTCGGTGGTGAATCGTGAGAACTTCCCGGAGGGTGTCACCATACTAGCGCAACCATCCTCAATCGCTCCACTAACGGGCGGTGTGGAGGAAAAAAGCACCGGCCGTGTAGGAAGCCGGGACTTTGCTCCGTTCGCATCGGTTGGTCATCAGGGAGCGGCGACATCAACCGGTGGAATAGCAGGAATGCCTGGTGCCGGGACTACGTCTAATAATGGTGCTAATGTTACAGGAGCGCAGCAGA GTTGGAGTGACCATTCGAGCAGTATGACCAGTAGCATCAGTGCACTGTCGAGCGGTGGTCCTTCCTCGCCTAACTACTCCGAGGTTTATTCGCGCGGTTGCCCGAGCAGTGACATGTCCGCAAGCATTACAAGCAGTACCGATGG CAGCCTGGCGGCCATTGTTGGTGGCGGTACTAGTGAGCAGCTAGTAGCACTGCCGCAGCTGTTCACTCATCCACAACCATCCGCCGCATCCGGTGCGCGGATGTCACCGAAGCATCCGCATATGGATCTAGCCACGGTTGAATCGTTCGGTAAGTGCGGAGAGGAAGAAGCGAGACATCAAGATGAACAACATCTTGCTTGCTCTGGTGACACTGTTGTTACGGCGGTGCGCCGTGACGGATCGCTGGAAACTGCCTCTGCTGTTGATGCGTATCTTCGGCGCAGCTCCACCATGGACATTAGTGGAGATTTAACACCGGTTAGCGGATGCTCTGATTGGGAAAGCAACACAAACGATGCAACGAAAGgttcaacaaaaaactatGATTTG ACGACGGCAAACACGACCgaggaagatgatgaagatgcaACAATCTCCACCGACACGTGCTTGAGTGTTGGTGAGCAGGAACAGCAGCAATGGCCGTTGAAGACAACCCTGGATTTGAATTCCGCTCCATCCGCCATTGACATTGTGCCGAGTAGTAGCTCTTGTATAACCGGTACAGTTCCTGCTTCGTTCCCCTTCAGTGAACAGGTGCTCGGTAGAGGTGAATCACTAGACAGCGGTGGTAAGGTGGATAACCGTGTGCGTGGTAGTCGCATCCAGCGGCAGATCAGTCTGTATGAAAAGGAAAGCCGAACAGTGGAGGCAAAGTACACGCCAAAAGCGCATGAGTGGTGTGGTGAAGGGCATAAGGTTGAAGGATCAGCGTGTGCAGTACAACTGGGTCGTCAACATCAATATCCATACAACCAGCAACACCATCCGCAGATGCTGCAGACATTGCACATGTCGTTTGATGAGTTGCGCAAAGAGATGCCTAACAATGAACGAAGCACGGATCGTCACCAAGAACAACTTCCGCATGTCCGCTCGACTGAAGAACCGAACAAAAGTTTCCTGAAAAGCTTAGCGTCCGTAACAGGCTCACAGCAACGAACACTAACCTCCACAGTACAGGATGTTGCTGGATCGACATCACTCTCGATTCACACACCCGGTGCATTGGTTATCCGCGAAGGTTATATCGAACCACCGAGATTGACCCGCGTCACAAAGAGCTTCCACGGCAAAACAGATCACCAAAAGCTTAGTATCGAACTGCAACAGGACGCGAGCAGATCTTCCACTGATGGGGGTGGAGGACTTCGACGGGTAAGTGATAGTCCTGTTGTGGAAACCAATCGGCACAGTAAAAGTGCACTTCGCCAGCAGCACTCCAGCGCCGGTATCAGCAGCAGTCAGGGACGCTTCACGACATCGATCGTACAAGAATCGGAACAGTTGAACACGGTTGATGAAGTGCAAGCTTCCAGCCAGAAACAGGAACACGTGCCGAACCCTTCGTTAGCTAAATAA